In Chryseobacterium sp. C-71, the genomic window TGATCACGCAGGAAATTTAATTTTTAAAGGATCAGCAAGAAATTTCAACCATCCAATGGCGGGTGCTGGTAAAATCACCATCGCTGAAGTTGAAGAATTAGTTGCTCCGGGAGAATTAGATCCAAACCAGATTCATATTCCGGGAATTATGATTCAAAGAATTTTCCAGGGAGAAAAATTTGAGAAAAGAATCGAGCAAAGAACAGTGAGACAAAAAGCTTAATTTCTATTCAGCTACCTTAAAAATGATCCCAAAAAATAATTTTGGGGTCTTTTTTTTTAAAATCAAAAGTGAGACAATAAATATCCACAATTAATATAAAACTTCAGCATCCCTCTATTATCATAACCTATATCCAATTCTCAATCCGAAACAAAAGTTAAACAGATTTCCGGAACTTTCTTCCATATTCAACTCTCTGAAAAGTGGCACCAAGCCAGTCCCTACAATTTCATGTTTTGTTTTATCATATTGAATGTCGCTGTTTCTTATCTTTCGATTCATCATTCCCAGTCCAATAAATGGTTCCAGAACTATTTTTTCAGATAATGAAATTTGATTTCCGAAAGTAATATTAAAACCTTTGGCTGTTCTTTTTGTTCCGAAGTTGTCTGTATACTTTACATCCGCATCATTTGTCGGAGAAAAATCTACAAAATCTGTGTTCTGGTTTTCACGATAAAATAGTTGTAGCCCAACAAAAAATTCATTTCTTTTAGGTTCAATTCTTGAATTCAATAATTTGAATAAATAAACACGACCTTCAAGATTGGTTTTAAAACCTTTAGATTTTAACAGGATCGTATCTTCTTTATTAAAATCATACAATTGATACCCTACTTCAGCATTGATACTGAAGTAAGGATTTATTTTTCTTTCAGCTGAAATTTGTAAAGTGGGATAAGAAACTACATCTACCAACTGTGCTGCATTTAGTTTTAAAATCCAATTACTTTCTTTGGATTCCTGTGCGAAAATTAAAGTTGAGAACATCAAAATGATAACAGATAATTTTCCTTTCATTTTTAAAAAGTAGTTTTAAATGAATGTTATTGTTTTTTTTACTAGATTTAATTAAAGGCCTAATTTAGTAAAATTTTCATTTCTAAGGGATTAAAACCTACGGATTTAAAAAAAACCACCAATAAAATTTATGGTAAACTTAGAAAAGAAAAAATTTCGTAATTCTGAAAAAATGGCTAATTTGGCGGGACAAGAATATGCTATGCTAACGAAAGAACAAATTGCACAAAGAATTTCAAAAGAGGTAAAAGACGGATATTACGTAAACTTAGGAATCGGAATCCCAACATTGGTGGCCAACTATGTTCCCGATAATCTTTCAGTAGAGTTTCAGAGTGAAAACGGAGTTTTAGGAATGGGACCATTTCCTTTCGAGGGCGAAGAAGACGCAGACGTTATCAATGCCGGAAAACAGACTATTACCATTTTAGAAGGCGGTTCATTTTTCGATTCTGCATTTAGTTTCGGGATGATCAGAAGTCAGAAAGTTGACTTGACCATTCTTGGCGCAATGGAAGTTTCAGAAAACGGAGACATTGCCAACTGGAAAATCCCAGGAAAAATGGTGAAAGGAATGGGTGGCGCAATGGATTTAGTAGCTTCTGCAGAAAATATTATCGTTGCGATGATGCACGTCAACAAAGCTGGAGAAAGTAAAATCCTGAAAAAGTGTACACTTCCTTTAACAGGAATTAACTGCGTGAAAAAAATAGTAACTGAATTGGCTGTTTTAGACGTTACACCGACCGGATTCAAACTCGTTGAAAGAGCTCCCGGAGTTTCTGTAGAACACATCATCAAATCAACAGAAGCAGATTTAATCATCGAAGGAGAAATTCCTGAAATGCAATTCTAAATAAAACGAAAACCTTGTCATTGACAAGGTTTTTTGTTGAAAATATTTATTTCAATTAAATTGATATAGGAAATCGTAGCGTTAAGAAAATAAATTCTGTGAACGTTAAGAAAATTCTACTGTTTGAAGCGCAACAAAGATTCTGATTTGAAGAACAAATACCGAACTTGCGTGAGTTTTAGAATTTTTAGTTTACAGATTTTATTTTTAGCGAAGAGGTTCAAGTCTTGAATTTTTGTTTTGTTTCAAGACAAAAGAACTACTTACCATCCTGCGCCCCAAAAACCTTCTGCAAAATACTTGTGGTTCTCATTACAGAATTATTTCTGATACCGCTTTCCTTCTCCGCAACCATTTTGAAAACTCCATTGATGGTTTCGTTGGTTACGTATTCATTAAGATCTGTTGAAACAGCATTTCCAGTCAAGGTATTGTATTTTGAAATTAAATTGTTCCAAACCTTATCAGCACCAACTTTCCCTAATGAAGCCTTCACTTTTGGCTGAAAAGCAGTGAATAATTGAGTTTGGGTTTTACTTTGTAAATAATTTGTCGCAGAATTATCACCTCCCAATAAGATGTTTTTAGCATCGGTAATCGTCATTGAAGTGATGGCTTTTGTGAAAATCGGTGCAGATTCAGTAACCGCATCTTCAGCGGCTCTGTTTAATAATTTTACGCCTTGATCAGCCAGACTTCCCAATCCGAATGCACGGAGTTTGGTATCAATCACTCTTAATTTTTCAGGCATTAAGATTTTTACAGCTTCATTTTTCAGGAAACCATCGGTTACGCCTAGTTTTTTCACACCTTCAGTTACGCCTAAATTTAAAGCTTCCTTTAAACCTGATGAGATTTGGGTTGAAGTTAGACTTCCTAAATTGACTGAAGAAGTAGTTTTGGTTGGAGTTTGTGGACTTGTGGTAGAAGTTGCTGGTTTGGTTTTGGGATTGCTTAGATCTACACCAGTCTGGTTTTTAACGGTAGATTTAATGATATCTAAAATTTGTGCCTGTGCAGAAACCGAGAATAATAATAATCCTGCTGCTAAGAGAAAAGTTTTTTTCATCGTTTATTTTTATACAAAATTAGATGTTTTGAAGATGAAATAGTTAAATGATAGACCGAATTTTTCAGAAAATAATTATATTCGCTAAAATCTAAACTCAACAAGATGCTGCGTATTCTTTTGGTCTTTTCTTTACTGATTTCAACGTGTTTTTTCTCCCAAATAAAATTGAATTTAATTCCTTATCCGCAGAAAGTTGAGTTGCAAAAAGGAGAATTTATTATTCCTAAGAATTTAAAACTTAATCAAATTCTGCCTGTAAAAGAAACTGATTATTTAAAAAAACGTCTTAATTATCTGCAATTTAGCGATTCTGTAAAAGAGGAGAGATCAGATTTAACTTACCTTGCCTTTCCTCCAAATGATAAAGACATAGCAAATGAGGAAAAATACTCTCTAACTATTTCATCTGATGGTATTACAATCAGTTCTGCTTCAAATAGTGGATATTTTTTAGCACTTCAAACTTTAATCCAATTGTTTGAACAATATAAAGATTCGGGGAAAATTCCCGCAATGACAATTGAAGACCAACCCAAATTCGCATGGCGAGGAATGCACCTTGATGTTTGCCGTCATTTCTTCACTGTCGAAGAAGTAAAACAGTACATCGATTATTTGGCAATGTACAAACTCAATACATTTCATTGGCATTTAACAGACGATCAGGGTTGGAGAATTGAAATTAAAAAATATCCTAAATTAACGCAAATCGGTTCAAAACGTAAAGAGTCCATGATCGGAGCTTACGTTGATAATACTTTCGACGGAAAACCTTACGGACCTTATTTTTATACACAGGATCAAATAAAAGATGTCGTAAAATACGCAACAGAAAGGCATATCACGGTTGTTCCGGAGATTGAAATGCCCGGTCATGGTTTGGCTGCGCTTTCTGCTTATCCTGAATTGGCTTGTACAAAAGGGCCATTCGAAGCAGCGACAAAATGGGGCGTTTTTGATGATGTTTTCTGTCCAAAAGAGGAAACGTTTACCTTTTTAGAAAATGTTTTGGATGAGGTCATTGCACTTTTTCCTTCGCAATACATTCACATCGGTGGTGACGAATGTCCGAAAACAAGATGGAAAGAATGTGCACATTGTCAGGAATTAATTAAAAAACATAATCTGAAAGACGAGCACGGTTTGCAAAGTTATTTTATACAGAGAATTGAAAAACATGTCAACTCAAAAGGTCGAAAAATCATCGGCTGGGACGAGATTTTAGAAGGTGGATTGGCTCCCAATGCCGCAGTAATGAGCTGGACGGGCATCAAAGGTGGAATTGAAGCCGCAAAAACCAATCATTTTGCAGTAATGACTCCTGGAGCATATTGCTACTTTGACCATTATCAGGGCGATCCACAGACAGAACCGAATGCTTTCGGAGGTTTTACACCTTTAGATAAAGTGTATTCATACAATCCAATTCCTGCTGAGTTGAATGCAGAGCAGTCGAAATATATTCTGGGAGTTCAGGCAAATTTGTGGACGGAATATATTCTTGATTTTAAGCAGGTTCAGTACATGATTTTCCCAAGATTATTTGCGCTTTCTGAAGTCGGTTGGGGAACTTCAAAACCTGAAAATTATAAAGAATTTGAAAACAGAGTGGTGGAGCATTTTAAGATTTTAGATAAAATGAATATCAACTATGCTAAAAGTATCTATAATATTTCGGGCAAGGTAATTCCTAATAGCAATGGTGTTTTTTATGAACTTTCAACCTCACAGGATCTAAACGGAATTAAATATACAATTGACGGAAGCGAACCAAAATCAAGTTCTGCAACCTATCATAATCCAATTCCTGTTTCAAAAGCGATGAAGGTAAAATCTGCTTATTTTGAAGACGGAAAATTAAAATCTGCCGTTTCTTCTCAAAATTTTACCACCTCAAAAACTACCGGTAAAAAAATCACTTTAGAAAACCAGCCTAGCGAAAATTATTCTTTCGGCGGAGCGTTTACTTTAGTTGACGGAATTGTTGGAAACGTGAAGCAATTGGGAAAAACGTGGCTGGGTTTTCAGGGAAAAGATGTTGTGGCAACGATTGATTTAGGAGAAAAAACAAAGTTTTCAGAAGTTTATTTCAATACATTAGACAACAAAGGAAGCTGGATTCATCTGGCAAAATCGGCGACAGTGTCAATTTCAGATGACGGAAAAAATTTTAAAACCATCAAAGAAATCGGAAAAGATGAAATTCTTTCAGCAAAAGGAAAAATTAATC contains:
- a CDS encoding DUF3575 domain-containing protein; this translates as MKGKLSVIILMFSTLIFAQESKESNWILKLNAAQLVDVVSYPTLQISAERKINPYFSINAEVGYQLYDFNKEDTILLKSKGFKTNLEGRVYLFKLLNSRIEPKRNEFFVGLQLFYRENQNTDFVDFSPTNDADVKYTDNFGTKRTAKGFNITFGNQISLSEKIVLEPFIGLGMMNRKIRNSDIQYDKTKHEIVGTGLVPLFRELNMEESSGNLFNFCFGLRIGYRL
- a CDS encoding CoA transferase subunit B, which translates into the protein MLTKEQIAQRISKEVKDGYYVNLGIGIPTLVANYVPDNLSVEFQSENGVLGMGPFPFEGEEDADVINAGKQTITILEGGSFFDSAFSFGMIRSQKVDLTILGAMEVSENGDIANWKIPGKMVKGMGGAMDLVASAENIIVAMMHVNKAGESKILKKCTLPLTGINCVKKIVTELAVLDVTPTGFKLVERAPGVSVEHIIKSTEADLIIEGEIPEMQF
- a CDS encoding DUF4197 domain-containing protein — encoded protein: MKKTFLLAAGLLLFSVSAQAQILDIIKSTVKNQTGVDLSNPKTKPATSTTSPQTPTKTTSSVNLGSLTSTQISSGLKEALNLGVTEGVKKLGVTDGFLKNEAVKILMPEKLRVIDTKLRAFGLGSLADQGVKLLNRAAEDAVTESAPIFTKAITSMTITDAKNILLGGDNSATNYLQSKTQTQLFTAFQPKVKASLGKVGADKVWNNLISKYNTLTGNAVSTDLNEYVTNETINGVFKMVAEKESGIRNNSVMRTTSILQKVFGAQDGK
- a CDS encoding family 20 glycosylhydrolase, which codes for MLRILLVFSLLISTCFFSQIKLNLIPYPQKVELQKGEFIIPKNLKLNQILPVKETDYLKKRLNYLQFSDSVKEERSDLTYLAFPPNDKDIANEEKYSLTISSDGITISSASNSGYFLALQTLIQLFEQYKDSGKIPAMTIEDQPKFAWRGMHLDVCRHFFTVEEVKQYIDYLAMYKLNTFHWHLTDDQGWRIEIKKYPKLTQIGSKRKESMIGAYVDNTFDGKPYGPYFYTQDQIKDVVKYATERHITVVPEIEMPGHGLAALSAYPELACTKGPFEAATKWGVFDDVFCPKEETFTFLENVLDEVIALFPSQYIHIGGDECPKTRWKECAHCQELIKKHNLKDEHGLQSYFIQRIEKHVNSKGRKIIGWDEILEGGLAPNAAVMSWTGIKGGIEAAKTNHFAVMTPGAYCYFDHYQGDPQTEPNAFGGFTPLDKVYSYNPIPAELNAEQSKYILGVQANLWTEYILDFKQVQYMIFPRLFALSEVGWGTSKPENYKEFENRVVEHFKILDKMNINYAKSIYNISGKVIPNSNGVFYELSTSQDLNGIKYTIDGSEPKSSSATYHNPIPVSKAMKVKSAYFEDGKLKSAVSSQNFTTSKTTGKKITLENQPSENYSFGGAFTLVDGIVGNVKQLGKTWLGFQGKDVVATIDLGEKTKFSEVYFNTLDNKGSWIHLAKSATVSISDDGKNFKTIKEIGKDEILSAKGKINLKVGNQNAKFIKIKIENAGIIPAGNPGADSKAWLFVDEIGAQ